One Nocardia farcinica genomic region harbors:
- a CDS encoding HAD family hydrolase, translating to MSWTVGFDLDMTLIDSRPGVARAVDIAAAEFGVGVRGADIVDKLGPPMPMLLADAGMDESLIPAFVSRYRELYPSVVARIPAMPGADAALAAVLDRGGRVVVVTGKHTPLAQLHLDALGWRVDALVGDLWSAAKAGALREHRARVFVGDHAGDMRGAKAAQALAVGVTTGPCDADELRAAGADVILAGLTDFPAWLDEQAVA from the coding sequence GTGAGCTGGACCGTCGGATTCGACCTGGACATGACGTTGATCGACTCGCGCCCCGGGGTGGCCAGGGCGGTCGACATCGCCGCCGCCGAGTTCGGGGTGGGCGTGCGCGGGGCCGACATCGTCGACAAGCTCGGGCCGCCGATGCCGATGCTGCTGGCCGACGCGGGCATGGACGAAAGCCTCATCCCGGCGTTCGTGTCCCGCTACCGGGAGCTCTACCCCTCGGTGGTCGCCCGGATCCCCGCGATGCCGGGCGCGGACGCCGCGCTGGCGGCGGTGCTCGACCGGGGCGGCCGGGTGGTGGTGGTCACCGGCAAGCACACGCCGCTGGCCCAGCTGCACCTCGACGCGCTGGGCTGGCGGGTCGACGCCCTGGTCGGTGACCTCTGGTCGGCGGCCAAGGCCGGTGCGCTGCGCGAGCACCGCGCGCGGGTGTTCGTCGGTGACCACGCGGGCGACATGCGGGGCGCGAAGGCGGCGCAGGCGCTGGCCGTCGGCGTCACGACCGGACCGTGCGACGCCGACGAGTTGCGGGCGGCCGGGGCGGATGTGATTCTGGCGGGCCTCACCGATTTCCCGGCCTGGCTGGACGAGCAGGCCGTCGCCTGA